A window from Hymenobacter volaticus encodes these proteins:
- a CDS encoding TolB family protein has translation MKTCLQTALLSLFVLLHWPCYSQQKLGVFEGSQDVGTGGKTGSTSYKAATQQYIIAGSGANIWADKDVFQYAYKKMKGDFLLYARAEFAQAQGVDPHRKLGWMIRQSLQANAPHVSALEHGDGLTSLQYRRTAGAPTEETRATSTHADIIQLERKGKTYTMRVATFGQPFETQQVTEIDLGDDVYVGLAVCAHNAAVTETGVFRDVRIVVPAHDGLVQYREYLGSSIELLDVATGNREVRYTSPKSLQAPNWTRDGKSLIYNSDGLMYNFNLATGQPTVIATGDVKNNNNDHVLSFDGTMLGLSSGVEKLGGSIVYTVPTRGGTPTQITPLGPSYLHSWSPDGKSLLFTGQRNKEFDIYRVPATGGMEVRLTSATALDDGAEYSPDGKYIYFNSNRTGTMQIWRMRADGSEQQAITTGDFQDWFPHVSPDGKWIAFVSFLKEEVKSGDHPFYKHVYLRLLPVGGGQPKVIAYVYGGQGTMNTPSWSPDSKRIAFISNSTTVAE, from the coding sequence ATGAAAACCTGCCTTCAAACTGCCCTGCTTTCCCTGTTTGTACTACTTCACTGGCCTTGCTACAGCCAACAGAAACTAGGCGTATTCGAGGGCAGCCAAGACGTGGGGACAGGCGGAAAAACTGGCTCCACCTCTTACAAAGCTGCAACGCAACAGTACATAATAGCGGGTTCGGGTGCCAATATTTGGGCCGATAAAGACGTGTTTCAGTACGCCTACAAGAAAATGAAAGGCGACTTTCTGCTCTACGCGCGGGCCGAGTTTGCGCAGGCTCAGGGCGTCGATCCGCACCGCAAGCTCGGCTGGATGATCCGCCAGAGCTTACAAGCCAACGCGCCCCACGTCAGCGCCCTCGAGCACGGCGACGGGTTAACTTCCTTGCAATACCGCCGCACTGCCGGGGCCCCTACCGAGGAAACGCGTGCCACCAGCACCCACGCCGACATCATTCAGCTGGAAAGAAAAGGCAAGACTTATACCATGCGCGTGGCTACGTTCGGACAGCCTTTCGAGACGCAACAAGTAACTGAAATCGACTTGGGCGACGATGTGTACGTGGGGCTGGCGGTCTGCGCCCACAACGCTGCCGTTACCGAAACGGGCGTATTTCGGGACGTGCGGATTGTGGTGCCGGCACACGACGGGCTGGTACAATACCGCGAGTACCTGGGCAGTAGCATCGAACTACTGGACGTTGCCACTGGCAACCGCGAAGTCCGCTATACTTCCCCTAAGTCGTTGCAAGCTCCCAACTGGACGCGAGACGGCAAAAGCCTGATTTACAACAGTGACGGACTGATGTACAACTTTAACCTTGCCACGGGTCAGCCTACCGTTATTGCCACCGGCGACGTGAAAAACAACAACAACGACCATGTGCTTTCCTTCGATGGCACCATGCTCGGCTTGAGCAGCGGCGTCGAGAAGCTAGGTGGCTCTATTGTGTATACGGTGCCCACCCGCGGCGGCACGCCCACGCAAATAACGCCCCTAGGCCCCTCCTATTTGCACAGTTGGTCGCCGGATGGGAAAAGCCTTTTGTTTACTGGGCAGCGCAACAAGGAGTTTGACATCTATAGGGTTCCGGCCACCGGTGGCATGGAAGTGCGCCTAACCAGCGCCACCGCCCTTGATGATGGCGCCGAGTATTCGCCCGATGGTAAGTACATCTACTTCAACTCCAACCGCACGGGTACCATGCAAATCTGGCGGATGCGCGCTGACGGCAGCGAGCAGCAAGCCATTACCACCGGCGACTTTCAAGACTGGTTTCCGCACGTATCGCCCGACGGAAAATGGATAGCCTTTGTCTCGTTTCTGAAAGAAGAAGTGAAGTCCGGCGACCATCCGTTTTATAAACACGTGTATTTGCGCCTGCTGCCCGTTGGCGGCGGTCAGCCCAAGGTTATTGCCTACGTGTACGGCGGCCAAGGCACAATGAACACCCCTTCCTGGTCGCCAGACAGCAAGCGCATCGCCTTCATTAGCAACAGCACTACTGTCGCTGAATAA
- a CDS encoding sugar phosphate isomerase/epimerase family protein — protein sequence MLTSRRGFIRNAVAFGAAASASPYLFAESAAAKPFFEISLAEWSLHKSLFANKISNLDFPVIAKKQYGISAVEYVNQFFKDKAEDKKYLSELLLRCRDNGVKNHLIMIDGEGELGSLSEPERTKAVENHYKWVDAAHYLGCQTVRVNAFGKGSAADVQQAAAAGLNKLGEYAQKAGLNVIVENHGSYSSNGEWLLATIKKVNRSNVGILPDFGNFCVRRDTGELYQGKCIEEYDKYKAVQEWMPVSKGVSAKTFDFDAAGNCIETDYNKMFRIIKESGFKGYVGIEYEGETLGEEDGIKKTKALLERVAKTLG from the coding sequence ATGCTTACTTCTCGACGTGGTTTTATCAGAAATGCGGTGGCCTTTGGTGCTGCGGCTAGTGCCTCCCCGTATCTATTTGCCGAGAGTGCTGCGGCAAAACCATTTTTCGAAATCTCGCTGGCCGAATGGTCGCTTCATAAATCGTTGTTTGCCAACAAGATCAGCAACCTCGATTTTCCGGTAATTGCCAAAAAGCAGTACGGTATCAGCGCGGTCGAGTATGTTAATCAGTTTTTCAAAGACAAGGCCGAAGACAAGAAGTACCTAAGTGAATTGCTGCTCCGCTGCCGCGACAACGGCGTGAAAAATCACTTGATCATGATTGACGGGGAAGGCGAGCTAGGTTCGCTCAGCGAGCCGGAAAGAACCAAAGCCGTTGAAAATCACTACAAGTGGGTGGACGCCGCCCACTACCTTGGTTGCCAAACGGTGCGGGTGAATGCCTTTGGCAAAGGCTCGGCCGCTGATGTGCAACAAGCCGCTGCCGCTGGCCTCAACAAGCTAGGCGAGTACGCGCAAAAAGCCGGCTTGAACGTGATAGTGGAAAACCACGGCAGCTACAGCTCCAACGGCGAGTGGCTGCTGGCCACCATCAAGAAAGTCAACCGCAGCAACGTCGGCATCTTGCCGGATTTCGGCAACTTCTGCGTCCGGCGCGATACCGGCGAGTTGTACCAAGGCAAGTGCATCGAAGAATACGACAAATATAAAGCTGTGCAGGAGTGGATGCCGGTTTCCAAAGGCGTTAGCGCCAAAACCTTTGACTTCGATGCAGCCGGCAACTGCATCGAAACCGACTACAACAAGATGTTCCGCATCATCAAGGAGTCTGGCTTCAAAGGCTATGTGGGCATCGAGTACGAAGGCGAGACGCTAGGCGAAGAAGACGGTATCAAGAAAACCAAAGCCCTATTGGAGCGAGTTGCTAAGACCTTAGGATAA
- a CDS encoding gluconate:H+ symporter, with product MPLLIVVAALVLLLILTIVFKLNAFVSLIVVAVVLGLAEGMAAKDVLVSVQNGLGSILGSVVMIIGFGAMLGALLIDSGALQRITYQLIKTFGIKHIQWAVLLTGFVVGLPMYYMAGFVLLLPLVFSIAASTRLPLLYVGLPLVAALSVTHGYLPPHPGPTAIAALFKADFSLTLLYGLAIAVPAVIIAGPIFSRTLKRYNPTAPTTIAMPKHFTEEEMPGFGVSLFTVLTPIMLMTLGAVATLTLPADSKVRQVVEFISDPNLALLISVLVALVLLGLNRGKSMKELMDLFSSSIAGIATILLIVGGGGALKQVLVDSGVSVYITNLFSDMHLSPLFMAWAIAAILRICLGSSTVASLTAGGMMLPLLATTGVKPELMVLAVGAGSLTCSHVNDSGFWIFKEYFNLTIVQTLATWTVMETLVSIIGLIGVFVLNAVL from the coding sequence ATGCCTTTACTTATTGTCGTGGCGGCGCTTGTTCTGCTGCTAATTCTAACCATCGTTTTCAAGCTCAACGCCTTTGTGTCGTTGATTGTGGTAGCAGTTGTACTCGGGCTGGCAGAAGGCATGGCGGCCAAGGACGTACTGGTTTCCGTCCAGAACGGGCTCGGTAGCATCCTCGGTTCGGTGGTGATGATTATTGGCTTTGGGGCTATGCTGGGCGCGCTGCTCATTGATAGCGGGGCCCTGCAACGAATTACGTATCAACTAATTAAAACCTTCGGCATCAAGCACATCCAGTGGGCGGTGCTGCTCACCGGGTTTGTGGTGGGGTTGCCGATGTACTACATGGCGGGATTCGTGTTGCTGCTGCCGCTGGTGTTTTCTATAGCCGCTTCCACCCGCTTGCCGTTGCTGTATGTCGGTCTGCCCCTGGTGGCGGCCCTGTCCGTTACGCACGGCTACTTGCCGCCGCACCCCGGCCCGACGGCTATTGCGGCGCTGTTCAAGGCCGATTTTTCGCTCACGCTGCTCTACGGATTGGCTATTGCCGTGCCCGCCGTCATCATTGCCGGGCCCATCTTTTCCCGCACCCTGAAGCGCTATAACCCCACCGCGCCCACCACCATTGCCATGCCCAAGCATTTCACCGAAGAAGAAATGCCCGGCTTCGGGGTTAGCTTATTTACGGTGCTCACGCCCATCATGCTCATGACGCTGGGAGCCGTAGCCACCCTGACGTTGCCAGCCGATTCCAAGGTTCGGCAAGTGGTAGAATTCATCAGCGACCCGAACCTGGCTCTGCTGATATCGGTGCTGGTGGCCTTGGTGCTGCTTGGCCTGAACCGTGGCAAAAGCATGAAAGAGCTTATGGACTTATTTTCGTCGTCTATTGCCGGTATTGCTACGATTCTGCTGATTGTTGGCGGAGGCGGGGCCTTGAAGCAGGTTCTGGTGGACAGCGGCGTGAGCGTTTATATCACCAACTTGTTCAGCGACATGCACCTGTCGCCCTTGTTTATGGCGTGGGCCATTGCCGCTATCTTGCGCATCTGCCTAGGATCTTCCACGGTGGCCTCCTTAACGGCTGGCGGCATGATGCTGCCCCTACTGGCTACTACCGGCGTGAAGCCCGAATTGATGGTGTTGGCTGTAGGAGCCGGCAGTTTAACCTGTTCCCACGTCAACGATTCCGGGTTCTGGATCTTTAAAGAGTATTTCAACCTCACCATCGTTCAAACCCTGGCCACCTGGACAGTGATGGAAACGCTGGTGTCAATCATCGGGTTGATCGGAGTTTTCGTGCTGAATGCAGTTTTATAG
- a CDS encoding gluconokinase, whose amino-acid sequence MASNVFIVMGVSGSGKTTIGRLLAKQLGLPFHDADDFHSPANIAKMSNGIPLTDADRQGWLADLAAGIGEWEKAGGAVLACSALKETYRQTLQAGAQLPLRWAFLDGSRELLQSRLLGRKNHYMSASLLDSQLATLEKPTYALQLPLAGQQPQDIVNKIIDAYAPSSN is encoded by the coding sequence ATGGCCAGTAATGTATTTATCGTAATGGGCGTGTCGGGCAGCGGCAAAACCACCATCGGGCGCCTATTAGCCAAGCAACTAGGCCTCCCTTTCCATGATGCCGACGACTTCCACTCACCCGCCAACATAGCCAAGATGAGCAACGGCATCCCCCTCACCGACGCCGACCGGCAGGGCTGGCTTGCCGATTTAGCCGCCGGTATCGGAGAGTGGGAAAAGGCGGGGGGCGCCGTATTGGCGTGCTCGGCACTGAAAGAAACCTATCGGCAAACCCTACAAGCCGGCGCTCAATTACCGCTGCGGTGGGCATTTCTGGACGGCTCGCGGGAGCTATTACAAAGCCGCCTGCTCGGTCGCAAAAACCATTACATGAGCGCCTCCCTCCTCGATTCTCAGTTGGCAACGCTAGAAAAGCCAACCTATGCTCTTCAGCTTCCCTTGGCGGGCCAACAGCCGCAGGATATAGTAAACAAAATTATCGACGCCTACGCCCCAAGTAGCAACTAA
- a CDS encoding DEAD/DEAH box helicase, producing the protein MPSFVELGLAPALLQALEELQFTTPTPVQEQVLPLTLDGQDVAGQAPTGSGKTAAYGLGLLQQVDLKNDAVQMIVLVPARELALQVRDALKRMGKFLPNLRVAAFYGGHAFREETASLKQAPHVVVATPGRLLDHFERRSIIPNQLKTLVLDEADKLLELGFQDELVEIVKRLPRRRQTLLFSATMSDKVLELIRKNLTRPRVINLGQDEDRLPENLKLIGHVGPIEMKPAALLHLLRQPETGRALIFCNTREKCVELARFLQGREVAAEVLHGKMPQPERDKALLKLRNGSSQVLVATDVAARGLDVTLLDTVVQYDAPDKADSFQHRAGRTARAGAEGTAHLLATPKEQAHVQKWPVAASIQWRDMKAPKLPPAAPKAPKPENVTLHVSAGKKDKVSAHDLVGAFVNVGGVTREQVGHIEVFDYYSYVAVPRQMAPDVVQRLLGAKVKGKKVRVSLVE; encoded by the coding sequence ATGCCCTCATTCGTTGAACTTGGCCTCGCGCCCGCCCTTCTGCAAGCTCTGGAAGAACTCCAGTTCACCACGCCTACGCCCGTGCAGGAGCAAGTGTTGCCCCTCACCCTCGATGGGCAGGACGTAGCCGGTCAGGCGCCCACTGGTTCCGGTAAAACCGCCGCGTATGGTTTGGGGCTGCTGCAACAAGTCGACCTGAAAAATGACGCGGTGCAGATGATTGTGCTGGTGCCAGCACGCGAGCTGGCCTTGCAGGTGCGCGATGCCCTCAAGCGGATGGGCAAATTCTTGCCTAATCTGCGCGTGGCCGCTTTCTACGGTGGGCACGCCTTCCGCGAAGAAACCGCGTCCCTCAAGCAAGCTCCCCACGTAGTGGTAGCCACGCCGGGCCGCCTGCTCGACCACTTCGAGCGGCGCTCCATCATCCCAAACCAACTGAAAACGTTGGTGCTCGACGAAGCAGATAAGCTCCTGGAACTAGGCTTTCAGGACGAACTAGTGGAAATAGTAAAGCGCTTGCCCCGCCGCCGCCAGACCCTGCTGTTCTCGGCGACTATGTCGGACAAGGTGCTGGAGTTGATCCGCAAGAACTTGACTCGTCCGCGGGTTATCAACCTCGGCCAAGACGAGGACCGGCTGCCCGAAAACCTGAAGCTGATTGGCCATGTAGGCCCGATTGAGATGAAGCCCGCAGCCTTGCTGCACCTGCTCCGCCAGCCCGAAACCGGCCGTGCCCTGATCTTCTGCAATACCCGCGAGAAGTGCGTTGAACTGGCTCGTTTCCTGCAAGGCCGCGAAGTAGCGGCAGAGGTGTTGCACGGCAAGATGCCCCAACCTGAGCGCGACAAAGCCTTGCTCAAGCTCCGCAACGGCTCCAGCCAGGTTCTAGTAGCCACCGACGTAGCTGCCCGCGGCCTCGACGTGACCCTGCTCGACACCGTAGTGCAGTACGACGCCCCCGACAAAGCCGACAGCTTCCAGCACCGGGCCGGCCGTACCGCCCGCGCCGGCGCCGAAGGCACGGCGCACCTGCTAGCCACGCCCAAAGAGCAAGCCCACGTGCAAAAGTGGCCGGTAGCCGCCAGCATCCAGTGGCGCGATATGAAAGCGCCTAAACTACCGCCCGCCGCTCCCAAAGCTCCCAAGCCCGAAAACGTCACGCTGCACGTATCAGCTGGCAAAAAAGACAAAGTCAGTGCCCACGATTTAGTAGGTGCCTTCGTCAACGTGGGCGGTGTCACGCGTGAGCAAGTGGGCCACATCGAGGTGTTCGACTACTACAGTTACGTGGCCGTACCCCGCCAAATGGCTCCCGATGTGGTGCAACGCCTGCTCGGCGCGAAAGTCAAAGGCAAGAAGGTGCGCGTATCGTTGGTGGAGTAA
- a CDS encoding THUMP domain-containing class I SAM-dependent RNA methyltransferase, with amino-acid sequence MAQSRRSAPFYMTATTQFGLEEVLAEELYQLGATIDKVGQRAVEFSGDMQLCYEANLWCRTAIRILRPFAGFYAPDEKTLYRETGRINWADYIQPDQTFAITAVVNKSNLEHSLFVAQLTKDAIVDQFRNRTGERPSVDVKNPDIRLHLHMIENEVVLSLDSSGDSLHRRGYRQQTNVAPLNEILAAGILLLADWDGRKTLVDPMCGSGTILTEAALIAQRIAPGLYHQGNFSFQNWPDFDQALWDSVRLDAEQARIEEPQALIVGSDISAEYIDLARENVSAAGLEDFVRLAVRDVKDATAPKGEPGLVVMNPPYGERIGEEAEMDALYKTIGDTLKSGFAGYDAYIFTGNLEAAKRVGLKASRRIPLFNGPIDCRLLKYELYQGSRRPKSA; translated from the coding sequence ATGGCTCAATCCCGCCGCTCCGCTCCGTTCTACATGACGGCCACCACTCAATTTGGCTTGGAAGAAGTGCTGGCCGAAGAACTGTATCAGCTCGGGGCCACCATCGACAAGGTGGGCCAGCGAGCCGTCGAGTTCAGCGGCGACATGCAGCTTTGCTACGAAGCCAACCTCTGGTGCCGCACCGCCATCCGTATTCTGCGGCCTTTCGCTGGCTTCTACGCCCCCGACGAAAAAACGCTTTACCGCGAAACTGGCCGCATTAATTGGGCGGACTACATCCAGCCCGACCAGACGTTTGCCATTACGGCCGTCGTCAACAAGTCCAACCTAGAGCACTCGCTGTTTGTGGCGCAGCTCACCAAAGATGCCATTGTCGATCAGTTCCGCAACCGCACCGGCGAGCGGCCCAGCGTCGACGTGAAAAACCCCGATATTCGGTTGCACCTGCATATGATTGAGAACGAGGTGGTACTCAGCCTGGATTCCAGCGGCGACTCCCTACACCGGCGCGGCTACCGCCAGCAAACCAACGTGGCCCCGCTCAACGAAATCCTGGCCGCGGGTATCCTGCTGCTCGCCGATTGGGACGGCCGCAAAACTCTCGTCGACCCCATGTGCGGGTCGGGCACCATCCTCACCGAGGCGGCCTTGATTGCCCAACGTATTGCGCCCGGTCTGTATCACCAAGGGAATTTCAGCTTCCAGAACTGGCCCGATTTCGACCAAGCCCTGTGGGATTCCGTGCGCCTCGACGCCGAACAAGCCCGCATCGAAGAACCACAGGCCCTCATCGTCGGCTCCGATATTTCCGCCGAGTACATCGACTTAGCCCGTGAAAACGTGTCGGCGGCGGGCCTGGAAGACTTTGTTCGCCTCGCTGTGCGCGACGTAAAGGATGCTACCGCCCCCAAAGGCGAGCCAGGCCTCGTGGTGATGAACCCACCGTATGGCGAGCGGATCGGCGAGGAAGCGGAGATGGATGCACTCTACAAAACCATTGGCGACACGCTCAAATCCGGCTTTGCTGGCTACGATGCCTACATCTTCACTGGTAATCTGGAAGCCGCCAAGCGCGTGGGCCTGAAGGCTTCGCGCCGCATCCCGCTCTTCAACGGCCCGATTGACTGCCGCCTGCTGAAATACGAGTTGTACCAGGGCAGCCGCCGCCCCAAATCCGCGTAG